The Burkholderia cepacia genomic interval CAACGCGCCGTCGCGCGTCGCCACCGGCGTGAGCTGCGGCCGCGACGTGACGTCGCCGATCGCATGGATCGACGGCACCGACGTCGCCGAATACGCATCGACGGCAATCGCGCCACGTGCGTCGAGCATCACGCCCGCCTGCTCGAGCCCGAGCCCTTCGACGTTCGGCACGCGGCCGGTCGCGTAGAGCACCGCGTCGTACGGCCCGTGGTGCGCGCCGCCGACGCACACCGCGAGCGTGCCGTCGTCCGCGCGCTCGATCGCGTCCACCTGCGCGCCGGTGTGGATCGTGACGCCCTGCTTCGTCATCTCGTCGGTGAGGAACCGGCGCACGTCATCGTCGAAGCCGCGCAGGATCTTCTCGCCGCGATAGAACAGGTCGACGTGGCTGCCGAAACCGTTGAAGATGCCCGCGAACTCGACCGCGATATAACCGCCGCCGACCACCGCGATACGCGCGGGCCGCGCGGCGAGCGACAACGCCTCGCGCGACGTGATCGCGTGCTCGATGCCGGGCCGCGCCGGCATCGACGGGCGCGAGCCGGTCGCGATCGCGATGTGGCGCGCGCGAATCGTGCGTTCGCCGATCGCGACCGTGTGCGCATCGACGAGCGTCGCGCGCCCCGCGTGCATCTCGACACCCGATTGCCGCAGCAGGTTGACGTAGATGTCGCTGAGCCGGTTGATCTCGCGATCCTTCGCGGCGATCAGCGCAGGCCAGTCGAGCGTGCCGGCGCCGAAGGTCCAGCCGAAGCCCTTCGCGTCCTCGACTTCGTGCGGGTAATGCGATGCGTAGACGAGCAGCTTCTTCGGGATGCAGCCGCGCAGCACGCAGGTGCCGCCGATCTGCTCTTCTTCCGCTATGCCGACGCGGGCACCGTACGACGCGGACATGCGCGCAAGCCGCACGCCGCCCGAGCCGGCCCCGATGACGAACAGGTCGTAGTCGAAATCCATCGCATTGCCTCATCGCAGTTCGGATGAAGGCACGATAGCAAGATTCCGGTTTTCCTGCGGCGCGCGGCGCCCGCGTATAAAAAAACGGCGAGAGACGTTGCCTCTCGCCGGTCAAACCGGCTGCCGGGTGTGCCATGCGTCACCGATCGACCGCATGCCCGACCTGCCGGCTGCGCGACGCCGGCTCGCCCGTCCGCGCGGCTTGCGCCGGCGCGGCCGAGCCGGCCGCCATGCTCATGCCTGCGACGTGTCGCTGCCGTCCGTCGCCTGCGTGTCGTCCGCTGCCTGCTGCGGCTGCTCTTCCTTCTTCTCGAGCAGGCCTTCGATCGCTTCCGCGCCCTTGAAGCCGGCGACGGCGGCGGCCGCCTTGGTCAGCAGGCCCGCATCCGGATCCAGCTTTTCCGCGCCTTCGACGGCTGCGACGGCGCCAGCGATTTCACCCACGGTGTTCAGGATACCCATCGTCATCCCCTTTCAAGAAAATCGTGAGCGCATCGTCCCACGAAAAAAACCGGCGAATCGCGATTGTCATCACCGGATACACAATTTACCGAGCGCGCCGGCAGGCGGCGAGCGATGCACGCAGCGTAGCGGAAAGCCTTCGCGCGCACTGTAAAAGACTGTTCCGGAATGCCGACGAACGGCTTACGGATCGTGCGCCGGGCGCTTCGTGCGGACGAAAAAAAAGAGACCCCCGCAGGGATCTCTCTTCGTCGCGAGCCGGACGCCGGTCCGGCGCAGGCGATTCGTCAGAAGATATTGCGCAGGCCGATCGCGATGCCGGTCTGGTTGCTGCGGCCCGGCAGCTCGACGTTCGCCGCGCCGTTCGTCTTGTTGAAGTCGACGGTGCCGTAGACTTCCGTGCGCTTGCTGAGCGCGTACTCGGCAATGCCGACGATCGCGTAGCGGTTGCCGCTCGCGAGCGTGCCGTTCGTGGTCATCGCATTGCGCATGTGGTCGTAGTAGAACGCGCCCGTCAGCGTCAGCGGTGCGCTCACCTGCCAGCTCACGCCTGCGAACGGACCGTCGTCGATCCGGCCGGTGCCCTTCGCGACCGGAATCGACTGCTGGGCGAGCAGGCTGTCGACGAAACCCGTGTCGTCCTTCGAGCGCAGGTAGCCCGCGTAGATCTTCGCCTTGCTGAACGCATACACGACGTTCGCGTGGTAGATCGTCTGCTTGCGCGCCGAGTTGTCGCTGTTCTGCTGCGCACCGGCCGCGATGCTGAGCGGGCCCATCACGTACGACAGCGACACGCCCCACGCATTGCCCTTGCCGAGCGAACCCGGAATCTGGCCCGAGAAGCCGCCGGCGCCGGTCGATTCGTAGTTGGTGCCGGTCGAGTACATCGCCTTCGCGGTCAGGCCTTCGAACTTGCCCGTGTACTTGATCTGGTTGTCCGCATACAAGCCGCCGCCGAGTGCGACCGGCAGCCACGCGTTTTCGAGGTAGTTGCCGACCGTCAGCGGATCGTAGGTGTCCGACAGCAGGTCGAACAGCGGGGTCTTCTGGCGGCCGAGGGTCACCGTGCCGTACGGGCTCTGCAGGCCGACGTACGCCGCGCGGTTGAACAGGCGGCCGCTGTCGGCGAATGCGCCGTTCTGCAGGTTCACGCCGCTTTCGAGGTTGAACACGGCCTTCAGGCCGCCGCCGAGATCTTCCGTGCCGTAGATGCCGAAGCGGCTGTTCGTGATCGCGCCGTTGGTCATCGACAGCAGGCCGTCGTTCTTGGCGTTGGCGTTGGTGAGATAGCGGATGCTGGCGTCGGCGACGCCCCAGAGCGTGACCGAGCTTTGTGCGGCCGCGTACTGGCTGGCAAATGCGAGCGCGGCGCCCCCTGCGATGGCTGCGAGTCGGGTGGTCTGCTTCATGAGCTTTCCTGTTTGTAGGTGTCTCCGTTCATGGCCGGCCGCGTGCGCAGCCGGGTGGCGATCGCTCGCGTTCTTGGCGCGCGCGACGTGGCGAGAATCATAAGATGAGTCCGAATCGCGAAAGAAATTGAAATGCGCGGTAACGGTTCGATTGTCGTCAGCGCACAACGCCCCGGCGCGCGGGGCTTGCGCGACCGACGCCGGATGACGGCCGGTTTGGGCCGCCAGGCGGGCGATTCGACAGGAA includes:
- the gor gene encoding glutathione-disulfide reductase — its product is MDFDYDLFVIGAGSGGVRLARMSASYGARVGIAEEEQIGGTCVLRGCIPKKLLVYASHYPHEVEDAKGFGWTFGAGTLDWPALIAAKDREINRLSDIYVNLLRQSGVEMHAGRATLVDAHTVAIGERTIRARHIAIATGSRPSMPARPGIEHAITSREALSLAARPARIAVVGGGYIAVEFAGIFNGFGSHVDLFYRGEKILRGFDDDVRRFLTDEMTKQGVTIHTGAQVDAIERADDGTLAVCVGGAHHGPYDAVLYATGRVPNVEGLGLEQAGVMLDARGAIAVDAYSATSVPSIHAIGDVTSRPQLTPVATRDGALLARTLFGGARVATDHEWVPSAVFSQPEVATVGLTEARARDVHGALDIYRTSFKALRHTLSGRDERTLMKLVVARDSQRVVGAHMVGRDAGEIIQGIAIAIRAGATKAQFDDTIGIHPTAAEEFVTMRQKAAD
- a CDS encoding porin — protein: MKQTTRLAAIAGGAALAFASQYAAAQSSVTLWGVADASIRYLTNANAKNDGLLSMTNGAITNSRFGIYGTEDLGGGLKAVFNLESGVNLQNGAFADSGRLFNRAAYVGLQSPYGTVTLGRQKTPLFDLLSDTYDPLTVGNYLENAWLPVALGGGLYADNQIKYTGKFEGLTAKAMYSTGTNYESTGAGGFSGQIPGSLGKGNAWGVSLSYVMGPLSIAAGAQQNSDNSARKQTIYHANVVYAFSKAKIYAGYLRSKDDTGFVDSLLAQQSIPVAKGTGRIDDGPFAGVSWQVSAPLTLTGAFYYDHMRNAMTTNGTLASGNRYAIVGIAEYALSKRTEVYGTVDFNKTNGAANVELPGRSNQTGIAIGLRNIF